A single Deltaproteobacteria bacterium DNA region contains:
- the gltA gene encoding NADPH-dependent glutamate synthase, with translation MYRIVHRAQFSEQTFLWDVYAPDVARAAQPGQFVMLRLNDSGERIPLTIADFDREWGTVTMVIQAVGKTTQEMMRGFKQGDEFADFVGPLGLPSHVGQPGHVVVVGGGLGVAPIFPQLRAFKEAGNRTTGIIGFRNKSLVFWEDRFARYCDELIVCTDDGSYGRPGFVTAALDEVLGRAEKANLVVAIGPLPMMQACAEVSRPHGVKTMVSLNAIMVDGTGMCGSCRVTVSNKVQFACVDGPDFDGHQVDFKELMLRQQRFRSQEGDARAHFERICNVEEQLFELEKRNYKKLKDLPPHATKMPERPADERSRNFLEVNLGYGMADALTEAQRCIQCVNPTCIAGCPVAIDIPRFIRHLLVQDLGGALEVIQESNLFPSICGRVCPQEMQCEAQCILTKKMESVSIGRLERFVGDHAPRSGLRVTGTEKLGRVAIVGSGPAGLACAGDLAREGAEVTVFEALHVVGGVLRYGIPSFRLPREIIDREVKALEQLGVRIETNKVIGRTFTIQQLMGEMGYDAVFIGTGAGFPSFLGIPGEFAGQVYSANEFLTRVNLMGGDRFPYEDTPVAMGKRVVVLGAGNTAMDCLRVARRLGAEEVHCIYRRTEAEAPARAEELRHAHEEGIRFHWLRAPLEIQTNEKGNVSALVCQQMELGPPDASGRRRPVAVEGEKELFPCDTVIYALGTRANPIIGQATPGLQTRDGGYIVADGTLQATSMPGVFAGGDIVTGGATVILALGAGRRAARAVGAYLRDRSVWPPVLREEKAVEGELAVEAQGEQRCPKCHGPVEGSEEYVCCAELELAWACGSCHKVYEGFAFPYGLCPSCGGPLVAGTASEATDEETTRAVRQALEIELGGIAFYEQGAASAASPELAELFRRLSEMEKEHLATLVRRYHVALPNAAAPGLTPPQVAVYAGVEGAVDDALSLLRLAVELEKRARRFFLEAGRRFDHGSQAWRLYRELEAEERDHVDLLSTALVRLRAGKPLVV, from the coding sequence ATGTACCGCATCGTCCATCGCGCCCAGTTCTCCGAGCAGACCTTTCTATGGGACGTCTACGCCCCCGACGTGGCGCGCGCGGCGCAGCCCGGGCAGTTCGTCATGCTGCGCCTGAACGACAGCGGCGAGCGCATCCCGCTGACCATCGCCGACTTCGACCGCGAGTGGGGGACGGTCACGATGGTGATCCAGGCGGTGGGCAAGACCACGCAGGAGATGATGCGGGGCTTCAAGCAGGGGGACGAGTTCGCCGACTTCGTCGGCCCGCTCGGTTTGCCGAGTCACGTCGGCCAGCCGGGCCACGTGGTGGTCGTGGGCGGCGGCCTGGGCGTGGCCCCCATCTTTCCGCAGCTTCGCGCCTTCAAGGAGGCGGGCAATCGCACCACCGGGATCATCGGCTTTCGCAACAAGTCGCTCGTCTTCTGGGAGGACCGCTTCGCGCGCTACTGCGACGAGCTGATCGTCTGCACCGACGACGGCTCGTACGGTCGGCCCGGCTTCGTGACTGCCGCGCTGGACGAGGTGCTCGGGCGCGCGGAGAAGGCGAATCTGGTGGTGGCCATCGGTCCGCTGCCCATGATGCAGGCCTGCGCCGAGGTGAGCCGCCCGCACGGGGTCAAGACCATGGTCAGCCTGAACGCGATCATGGTGGACGGCACCGGCATGTGCGGCTCGTGCCGCGTCACCGTCTCGAACAAGGTGCAGTTCGCCTGCGTGGACGGCCCGGACTTCGACGGGCACCAGGTGGACTTCAAGGAGCTGATGCTCCGGCAGCAGCGCTTCCGGTCGCAGGAGGGGGACGCGCGGGCGCACTTCGAGCGCATCTGCAACGTGGAGGAGCAGCTCTTCGAGCTCGAGAAGCGCAACTACAAGAAGCTGAAGGACCTGCCCCCGCACGCGACGAAGATGCCCGAGCGGCCCGCGGACGAGCGGTCGCGGAACTTCCTCGAGGTGAACCTGGGTTACGGGATGGCGGACGCGCTCACCGAGGCGCAACGCTGCATCCAGTGCGTGAACCCGACCTGCATCGCCGGCTGTCCGGTGGCGATCGACATCCCGCGCTTCATCCGTCACCTGCTGGTGCAGGACCTCGGGGGCGCGCTCGAGGTGATCCAGGAGAGCAACCTCTTTCCGTCGATCTGCGGCCGCGTCTGCCCGCAGGAGATGCAGTGCGAGGCGCAGTGCATCCTGACGAAGAAGATGGAGTCGGTGTCGATCGGACGGCTCGAGCGCTTCGTCGGAGACCACGCGCCGCGCAGCGGGCTGCGCGTGACGGGCACGGAGAAGCTCGGCCGCGTGGCGATCGTGGGCTCCGGACCCGCGGGCCTCGCCTGCGCCGGGGACCTGGCGCGGGAGGGCGCGGAGGTCACGGTCTTCGAGGCGCTGCACGTCGTGGGCGGGGTCTTGCGCTACGGCATCCCGAGCTTCCGCCTGCCGCGCGAGATCATCGACCGCGAGGTGAAGGCGCTCGAGCAGCTCGGGGTTCGCATCGAGACCAACAAGGTCATCGGGCGAACCTTCACGATCCAGCAGCTCATGGGGGAGATGGGCTACGACGCCGTCTTCATCGGTACCGGGGCCGGCTTCCCGAGCTTCCTCGGCATCCCCGGCGAGTTCGCGGGGCAGGTCTACAGCGCGAACGAGTTTCTCACCCGCGTGAACCTGATGGGGGGCGACCGCTTCCCCTACGAGGACACGCCGGTGGCGATGGGAAAGCGGGTCGTGGTGCTCGGGGCGGGCAACACGGCGATGGATTGCCTGCGCGTCGCGCGACGGCTCGGGGCCGAGGAGGTGCACTGCATCTACCGGCGCACCGAGGCCGAGGCGCCGGCGCGCGCCGAGGAGCTACGGCACGCGCACGAGGAGGGGATCCGCTTCCACTGGCTGCGGGCGCCGCTCGAGATCCAGACCAACGAGAAGGGCAACGTCAGCGCGCTCGTCTGCCAGCAGATGGAGCTCGGGCCGCCGGACGCGTCGGGGCGCAGGCGTCCCGTGGCCGTCGAAGGCGAGAAAGAGCTCTTCCCGTGCGACACGGTGATCTACGCGCTCGGCACACGGGCGAACCCGATCATCGGGCAGGCCACGCCGGGGCTGCAGACGCGCGACGGGGGCTACATCGTGGCGGACGGCACGCTCCAGGCGACGAGCATGCCGGGGGTCTTCGCCGGTGGCGACATCGTGACCGGCGGGGCGACGGTGATCCTGGCGCTCGGCGCGGGGCGGCGGGCGGCCCGGGCCGTGGGGGCGTACCTCCGCGATCGCTCGGTCTGGCCTCCGGTGCTGCGCGAGGAGAAGGCCGTGGAGGGGGAGTTGGCCGTCGAGGCGCAGGGCGAGCAGCGCTGTCCGAAGTGCCACGGCCCCGTCGAGGGGAGCGAGGAGTACGTCTGCTGCGCGGAGCTCGAGCTGGCGTGGGCCTGCGGGAGCTGCCACAAGGTCTACGAGGGCTTCGCCTTCCCGTACGGCCTGTGCCCGTCGTGCGGCGGGCCGCTCGTGGCCGGGACGGCGAGCGAGGCGACCGACGAGGAGACGACGCGCGCGGTGCGACAGGCGCTGGAGATCGAGCTCGGCGGGATCGCGTTCTACGAGCAGGGGGCGGCGAGCGCCGCGAGCCCGGAGCTGGCCGAGCTCTTCCGGCGCCTCTCGGAGATGGAGAAGGAGCACCTCGCGACGCTCGTCCGGCGCTACCACGTGGCGCTCCCGAACGCGGCGGCTCCCGGGCTCACCCCGCCGCAGGTAGCCGTCTACGCCGGCGTCGAGGGAGCGGTGGACGACGCGCTCTCGCTCCTGCGCCTCGCCGTGGAGCTCGAGAAGCGGGCGCGGCGTTTCTTCCTCGAGGCCGGGCGTCGCTTCGACCACGGCTCGCAGGCCTGGCGGCTCTACCGAGAGCTCGAGGCCGAGGAGCGGGACCACGTGGACCTGCTCAGCACCGCGCTGGTCAGGCTGCGGGCGGGCAAGCCGCTCGTGGTCTGA
- a CDS encoding flippase-like domain-containing protein yields the protein MNEHSKKQTKRLLVRGAIGLVVTVGLVWVLFRYVDWPEVWGVLRRVGPRHAALGLGIYLLLYLVRGYRFWLLAPRTPFPVMMCITAVHNVLLRLLPMRTGDFSYAILVKRAGTAGLGESLIDVLLLRLLDTTAVVALFAATLALNPGLFRASVPITLAATCGVGTFGLLCVLFFRPLLRLSHAGASRLLRLVRVDRHPRIGAFLTKIDRTVTTYRALPTRTVLGLAACTMAQWILNFVFVFAIMRAFSISVGPAQAVLGGTAAVVTGFLPIGGIGSFGTLEAGWALGFALVGLPANVAVASGFGFSIVTFVYAALFGVIGWFLLGRVGRARSTTP from the coding sequence GTGAACGAGCATTCTAAAAAACAGACCAAGCGGCTGCTCGTGCGCGGGGCGATCGGCCTCGTGGTCACCGTCGGCCTGGTCTGGGTCCTCTTCCGCTACGTGGACTGGCCCGAGGTCTGGGGCGTCCTCCGCAGGGTCGGCCCCCGCCACGCGGCGCTCGGCCTGGGCATCTACCTCCTGCTCTACCTGGTGCGCGGCTACCGCTTCTGGCTCCTCGCCCCCCGCACCCCCTTCCCCGTCATGATGTGCATCACCGCCGTGCACAACGTCTTGCTGCGGCTTCTTCCCATGCGCACCGGGGACTTCTCCTACGCCATCCTGGTCAAGCGCGCCGGCACCGCGGGCCTCGGCGAGAGCCTCATCGACGTGCTGCTCCTCCGCCTGCTGGATACCACCGCGGTGGTCGCTCTCTTCGCCGCGACGCTGGCGCTGAACCCCGGGCTCTTTCGGGCCAGCGTGCCGATCACCCTCGCCGCGACCTGCGGCGTCGGGACCTTCGGGCTGCTCTGCGTGCTCTTCTTTCGCCCGCTGCTGCGGCTCTCGCACGCCGGGGCGAGCCGACTCCTCCGGCTCGTCCGCGTGGACCGGCACCCCCGCATCGGCGCCTTCCTGACCAAGATCGACCGCACCGTCACGACCTACCGGGCGCTTCCGACTCGCACCGTCCTCGGTCTCGCGGCCTGCACCATGGCCCAGTGGATATTGAACTTCGTGTTCGTCTTTGCCATCATGCGCGCGTTTTCGATCTCCGTGGGACCCGCGCAGGCCGTCCTCGGTGGCACGGCCGCAGTCGTCACGGGGTTCCTTCCCATCGGTGGCATCGGGAGCTTCGGCACCCTGGAGGCAGGATGGGCTCTCGGCTTCGCCCTGGTGGGGCTCCCCGCGAACGTGGCCGTGGCCTCGGGCTTCGGCTTCTCCATCGTGACCTTCGTCTATGCCGCGCTCTTCGGGGTGATCGGCTGGTTTCTCCTCGGGCGCGTCGGCCGCGCCCGGAGCACGACCCCGTGA
- a CDS encoding peptidyl-prolyl cis-trans isomerase, with protein MRHLAPSVLCLSFAIAAGGCKKTEPAATGTAPGSGAPATPGSAAGKLVELDTSLGKIRLELFRDKAPATTENFLQYVSAKHYDGTIFHRVIDGFMIQGGGFDPTFRERPTRAPVKNEADNGLKNVRGTVAMARTPDPHSATAQFFINVKDNASLDHRDKTDGGWGYCVFGKVVAGLEVVDKIKAVQTGAKGPFQTDAPQIDVTINGAKVVE; from the coding sequence ATGCGCCACCTCGCTCCGAGCGTCCTCTGCCTCTCCTTCGCGATCGCCGCCGGCGGCTGCAAGAAGACCGAGCCTGCTGCGACCGGCACCGCCCCGGGGAGCGGCGCCCCCGCGACGCCGGGCTCGGCGGCGGGCAAGCTCGTCGAGCTCGACACGAGCCTGGGGAAGATCCGACTCGAGCTCTTTCGTGACAAGGCCCCCGCCACCACCGAGAACTTCCTCCAGTATGTCTCCGCCAAGCACTACGACGGCACGATCTTCCACCGCGTGATCGACGGCTTCATGATCCAGGGGGGCGGCTTCGACCCCACCTTCCGCGAGCGCCCCACGCGGGCGCCGGTGAAGAACGAGGCCGACAACGGGCTGAAGAACGTGCGCGGCACAGTGGCCATGGCGCGGACCCCCGACCCGCACAGCGCCACGGCGCAGTTCTTCATCAACGTGAAGGACAACGCCTCGCTCGACCATCGGGACAAGACCGACGGCGGCTGGGGCTACTGCGTCTTCGGCAAGGTCGTCGCCGGCCTGGAGGTGGTGGACAAGATCAAGGCAGTCCAGACCGGCGCCAAGGGGCCGTTTCAGACCGACGCCCCCCAGATCGACGTGACGATCAACGGGGCGAAGGTGGTGGAGTAG
- a CDS encoding matrixin family metalloprotease, translated as MMRPRSVLRWAVFSLLSLLAAAPYVAAAPPEGAVYLQPLGESLPAEDVLLVERALRAFYGWEVKRLPPMPLPEAAYYAPRKRYRAEKLLEHLAQRLPAGGKRILGLTAVDISTTKGSVEDWGIMGLATLDGRVGVISAFRARKGAKSARHARERLAKVAVHELGHTLGLEHCPVRGCLMEDARGKVATCDREHDLCPRCRAFLRRAKIGIPERPEIPWPRP; from the coding sequence ATGATGCGACCGCGATCCGTTCTGCGCTGGGCGGTGTTCTCGCTTCTCTCGCTGCTCGCAGCGGCGCCGTACGTGGCCGCCGCCCCGCCCGAGGGGGCCGTCTATCTGCAGCCGCTCGGCGAGAGCCTGCCCGCGGAGGACGTGCTGCTCGTCGAGCGCGCGCTACGGGCCTTCTATGGTTGGGAGGTGAAGCGCTTGCCGCCGATGCCGCTCCCCGAGGCGGCCTATTACGCGCCGCGGAAGCGCTACCGGGCGGAGAAGCTCCTCGAGCACCTCGCGCAGCGGCTGCCCGCGGGGGGCAAGCGCATCCTGGGTCTCACGGCGGTGGACATCTCGACCACCAAAGGGTCGGTCGAGGACTGGGGGATCATGGGGCTCGCCACGCTCGACGGGCGCGTGGGGGTGATTTCGGCCTTTCGTGCGCGCAAGGGGGCGAAGAGCGCGCGCCACGCCCGCGAGCGGCTGGCCAAGGTGGCGGTGCACGAACTCGGTCACACGCTGGGGCTCGAGCACTGCCCCGTGCGCGGCTGCCTGATGGAGGACGCGCGCGGCAAGGTGGCGACCTGCGACCGCGAGCACGATCTGTGTCCGCGCTGCCGTGCGTTCCTCCGTCGGGCGAAGATCGGCATTCCCGAGCGCCCCGAGATCCCCTGGCCACGGCCGTGA
- a CDS encoding glycosyltransferase family 39 protein, whose product MTQSRLTRTDRWLALLLFVGTFSALGLAQRDQGVMRDEGTYFQAAEHYWGWFAELGDNLKAGRFKASFTPASIGRYWGTNNEHPVLFKTLFAFSWRAFHRCECTKKGAQYHPLAYDKPHKTLGWLSEISAFRLPGWLFYALAVVLVFLLGVQLEHRTAGLTAALLYATLPQAFFHGQLACFDSGVTTCWLLVVYAYVRSLTAARWGIYAGLLFGVALAAKHNAWFLPPLLLLHYLAVVRPDLSLRPLRLPRVPLAFLAMALLGPLVFFAHWPWLWFETRAHLEGYFGFHLHHAYYNMEYLGTNWGPPPLPVSYPFGMTLFTAPVVLQALGLVGLLIYARAPLYALLERFTAFRAPVEPDLFRFPAKRTWLRPGLGLNPRPGLLFFVNALFPLALIAHPKVPIFGGTKHFMPAFPFLALLAGVAVARLCGWLADQGRARWAGIALPLLLALPGATSTALTHPFGLSQYNALAGGPAGGADLGLNRQFWGYAPRQLLPWMNETLPRNSRVYFHDLSHDSYGAYLRDGLLRPDIVYSGMELPAIEASTHALVIYELHFNKYDYWIWNAFGTVRPEKVLTLDGVPLVAFYKR is encoded by the coding sequence ATGACGCAGAGCCGTCTCACCCGCACGGATCGCTGGCTCGCACTCCTGCTCTTCGTCGGGACCTTCTCGGCCCTCGGCCTGGCGCAGCGCGACCAGGGCGTGATGCGCGACGAGGGGACCTACTTCCAGGCCGCCGAACACTACTGGGGCTGGTTCGCCGAGCTCGGGGACAACCTGAAGGCCGGTCGCTTCAAGGCCTCCTTCACCCCGGCCTCCATTGGCCGCTACTGGGGGACGAACAACGAGCACCCCGTCCTCTTCAAGACGCTCTTCGCCTTCTCCTGGCGAGCCTTTCACCGCTGCGAGTGCACCAAGAAGGGGGCCCAGTACCACCCGCTGGCCTACGACAAGCCCCACAAGACGCTCGGCTGGCTCTCCGAGATCAGCGCCTTTCGCCTCCCCGGCTGGCTCTTCTACGCCCTCGCGGTGGTGCTGGTCTTCCTCCTCGGGGTCCAGCTCGAGCACCGCACCGCCGGACTGACCGCGGCGCTCCTCTACGCCACCCTGCCGCAGGCCTTCTTCCACGGCCAGCTGGCCTGCTTCGACAGCGGCGTGACCACCTGCTGGCTGCTGGTGGTGTATGCGTACGTACGTTCGCTTACCGCCGCCCGCTGGGGCATCTACGCCGGCCTGCTCTTCGGCGTGGCGCTCGCCGCCAAGCACAACGCCTGGTTCCTGCCGCCCCTGCTGCTCCTCCACTACCTGGCCGTGGTGCGCCCCGACCTCTCGCTGCGCCCTCTCCGGCTCCCCCGCGTGCCGCTCGCTTTCCTGGCCATGGCGCTCCTCGGGCCGCTGGTCTTCTTCGCCCACTGGCCCTGGCTCTGGTTCGAAACCCGGGCCCATCTAGAAGGATACTTCGGATTCCACCTGCACCACGCCTACTACAACATGGAGTACCTCGGGACGAACTGGGGCCCCCCACCGCTCCCCGTGAGCTACCCGTTCGGCATGACGCTCTTCACGGCGCCGGTCGTCTTGCAGGCGCTCGGGCTGGTGGGGCTGCTGATCTACGCGCGCGCGCCGCTCTACGCCCTGCTCGAGCGCTTCACCGCCTTTCGCGCCCCCGTCGAGCCGGACCTCTTTCGCTTCCCGGCCAAGCGCACCTGGCTCCGGCCCGGCCTCGGGCTCAATCCCCGCCCCGGGCTCCTCTTCTTCGTGAATGCGCTCTTTCCCCTCGCGCTCATCGCCCACCCGAAGGTGCCGATCTTCGGCGGCACGAAGCACTTCATGCCCGCCTTCCCCTTTCTGGCGCTCCTCGCCGGCGTCGCGGTGGCGCGCCTGTGCGGCTGGCTGGCCGATCAGGGGCGCGCGCGCTGGGCCGGCATCGCGCTCCCGCTCCTCCTCGCGCTCCCCGGCGCGACGAGCACGGCACTCACCCACCCCTTCGGTCTCTCGCAGTACAACGCCCTCGCCGGCGGCCCGGCCGGCGGCGCGGACCTCGGGCTCAACCGTCAATTCTGGGGCTACGCGCCGCGCCAGCTCCTCCCCTGGATGAACGAGACGCTCCCCCGGAACTCGCGCGTCTACTTCCACGACCTGAGCCACGACAGCTACGGGGCCTACCTCCGCGACGGCCTCCTGCGCCCGGACATCGTCTACTCGGGGATGGAGCTCCCGGCCATCGAGGCCTCGACCCACGCCCTCGTGATCTACGAGCTCCACTTCAACAAGTACGACTACTGGATCTGGAACGCCTTCGGCACTGTACGGCCGGAGAAGGTCCTCACGCTGGACGGCGTGCCGCTGGTCGCGTTCTACAAACGGTAG
- a CDS encoding GNAT family N-acetyltransferase — MQRGMRDGIEYDVVEASRAEEAVALFCRCFSAREPVARALRATPEMVDGFLGVHARAVAPQGLSVLAREVGTREVVGVLFAEDHGLAAASPPSLTESAHPLLAAVAEYRARTSALKAGARVLAQPRRPGVVLHQAYLGVAESATGRGIGRRLVEEGLSLARDHGFSRAFVGCSSPISARIWIDRLGFQVLGRVVWDEIRVPDPGTGELVAPLRGIADGFEAYLLAYRELDVA; from the coding sequence ATGCAGCGCGGGATGCGAGACGGCATCGAATACGACGTGGTGGAGGCCTCGAGGGCCGAAGAGGCGGTAGCCCTTTTCTGTCGCTGCTTCTCGGCGCGCGAGCCGGTGGCCCGGGCGCTCAGGGCCACCCCCGAGATGGTGGACGGGTTTCTTGGGGTCCACGCGCGGGCCGTGGCGCCGCAGGGTCTCTCCGTGCTCGCCCGCGAGGTCGGCACGCGGGAGGTCGTGGGGGTCCTCTTCGCCGAGGACCACGGGCTCGCGGCGGCCTCACCCCCGAGCCTCACGGAGAGCGCGCATCCGCTCCTCGCCGCCGTGGCCGAGTATCGCGCGCGGACGAGCGCGCTGAAGGCCGGGGCGCGCGTGCTCGCCCAGCCGCGCCGGCCGGGCGTGGTCCTGCATCAGGCCTACCTCGGCGTCGCGGAGTCAGCGACCGGCCGTGGGATCGGGCGGCGGCTGGTCGAGGAGGGACTCTCTCTCGCGCGCGACCACGGCTTCTCGCGCGCCTTCGTGGGCTGCTCGAGCCCGATCTCGGCTCGCATCTGGATCGACCGCCTCGGCTTTCAGGTCCTCGGTCGCGTGGTGTGGGACGAGATCCGCGTGCCCGACCCCGGCACCGGCGAGCTCGTCGCGCCCTTGCGCGGGATCGCCGACGGGTTCGAGGCCTATCTGCTCGCGTATCGAGAGCTGGACGTGGCCTGA
- a CDS encoding glycosyltransferase family 2 protein: MKLIIQIPCFNERETLPLAVAALPREIPGVSSIEILVIDDGSRDGTSEVARDAGVHHIVRFSQNRGLARAFNAGIDAALRLGADIIVNTDADNQYNADDIPALIRPILDGRADLVVGDRQVHTIAHFSPTKKRLQRLGSWLVRLASGTTVPDATSGFRAISREAALRMFVTSDFSYTLETIIQAGQAHLAVEGVPVRTNPKTRESRLFRSIPQYLRRSGATILRIYAMYKPLKAFAYLSSALFLAGAGLGLRFLYYHFTSPTNAGKVQSLILAAVLLIVAFIVFVAGMLADLIAANRKLLEDALMRLRRLELGAGIERPRLPTSEARSLGLQPTPDPSSRPAAEGEVPVRAPLPGPGAQK; encoded by the coding sequence ATGAAGCTGATCATCCAGATCCCCTGCTTCAACGAACGCGAGACGCTCCCCCTCGCCGTGGCCGCGCTGCCGCGGGAGATCCCGGGCGTCTCGTCGATCGAGATCCTGGTGATCGACGACGGGAGCCGCGACGGCACCTCCGAAGTGGCCCGCGACGCCGGCGTGCACCACATCGTACGCTTCAGCCAGAATCGAGGCCTCGCGCGCGCCTTCAACGCCGGGATCGACGCCGCCCTGCGCCTCGGCGCGGACATCATCGTCAACACCGACGCGGACAACCAGTACAACGCCGACGACATCCCCGCGCTGATCCGCCCGATCCTCGACGGGCGCGCGGACCTCGTGGTGGGGGACCGGCAGGTCCACACCATCGCCCACTTCTCGCCCACCAAGAAGCGCCTCCAGCGGCTGGGGAGCTGGCTCGTGCGCCTCGCCTCGGGCACCACCGTCCCCGACGCGACGAGCGGCTTTCGCGCGATCAGCCGCGAGGCCGCCCTGCGCATGTTCGTCACCTCGGACTTCAGCTATACGCTCGAGACGATCATCCAGGCCGGGCAGGCCCACCTGGCCGTCGAAGGGGTCCCGGTCCGCACCAACCCGAAGACGCGCGAGTCCAGGCTCTTTCGCAGCATCCCGCAGTACCTGCGGCGCTCGGGCGCGACGATCCTGCGCATCTACGCCATGTACAAGCCGCTCAAGGCCTTCGCGTACCTCTCGTCGGCGCTCTTTCTCGCCGGTGCGGGGCTCGGCCTGCGCTTCCTCTACTATCACTTCACCTCGCCGACCAACGCCGGCAAGGTCCAGTCCCTGATCCTGGCGGCCGTGCTGCTCATCGTCGCGTTCATCGTCTTCGTGGCCGGGATGCTCGCCGACCTCATCGCCGCGAACCGCAAGCTCCTCGAGGATGCGTTGATGCGCCTCCGACGCCTCGAGCTCGGCGCCGGGATCGAGCGCCCCCGCCTGCCGACGAGCGAGGCGCGCTCGCTCGGCCTTCAGCCGACACCCGACCCGAGCTCCCGCCCGGCGGCCGAAGGGGAGGTGCCCGTGCGCGCCCCCCTCCCCGGCCCCGGGGCGCAAAAGTGA
- a CDS encoding peptidyl-prolyl cis-trans isomerase has protein sequence MVVKPRLTLALGALVLTALLGSTSEAKKAAKAVKVELVTSMGKIVLELYPDKAPKTVENFVKYVKDGHYAGTIFHRVIDGFMVQGGGFDASFKQKPGRPAIQNEADNGLKNDRGTIAMARTPNPHSATAQFFINVSDNEALNHRGKDLQGWGYCVFGKVTKGMDVVDKIKAVPTGAKGPFGKDAPQTDVLIKSAKVL, from the coding sequence ATCGTCGTGAAGCCACGTCTCACCCTCGCGCTCGGCGCCCTCGTCCTCACCGCGCTCCTCGGCTCCACCTCCGAGGCCAAGAAGGCCGCCAAGGCCGTGAAGGTGGAGCTCGTCACCTCGATGGGCAAGATCGTCCTCGAGCTCTACCCCGACAAGGCCCCCAAGACCGTCGAGAACTTCGTCAAGTACGTGAAGGACGGCCACTACGCCGGCACCATCTTCCACCGCGTGATCGACGGCTTCATGGTCCAGGGGGGCGGCTTCGACGCCAGCTTCAAGCAGAAGCCCGGTCGCCCCGCGATCCAGAACGAGGCCGACAACGGCCTGAAGAACGATCGCGGCACCATCGCGATGGCGCGCACCCCGAACCCGCACAGCGCCACGGCGCAGTTCTTCATCAACGTGTCGGACAACGAGGCCTTGAACCATCGCGGCAAGGACCTGCAAGGCTGGGGCTACTGCGTCTTCGGCAAGGTCACGAAGGGGATGGACGTGGTGGACAAGATCAAGGCCGTCCCGACCGGTGCCAAGGGCCCGTTCGGCAAGGACGCGCCGCAGACCGACGTGCTCATCAAGAGCGCCAAGGTGCTCTGA
- a CDS encoding polysaccharide deacetylase family protein, with amino-acid sequence MRLRRRSPLLLVATLAVAGCAPPAPAPLSEDEHAELMNRAHEELARGKADGVGCSGIVPPDRGPFGKQIALTFDDGPLDVARTRKVMDVVEAHGTRATFFINGRHFPQRNGELSPTRVALLQEMLARGHQVANHTQNHANATKLSLEAFEREVKETESIVREATATRPYYFRYPGGAATCDTNRRVTALGYAVTGWHIDSADWCFGVDSTETEDYCSPNTFRHVGEAYRHDFAGWILYQLKKLGASGKPLLDGGILLMHDSQAFTVRKLDSVLTRLEQEGFRFVMLSDRRVFPKLNAALPSSLWHDGGVADAAPRDATPRDAGPREAGTLSDGTSTDRLHPVGPFSTRCAGCDLATHDCRAYKGTYTCTARSASCSYTDGYLFKQCDCTGWAFCLPGNVWGRCGQAPAGIFSCR; translated from the coding sequence ATGCGCCTCCGCCGCCGGAGCCCCCTCTTGCTCGTCGCGACGCTCGCCGTCGCCGGCTGCGCGCCGCCCGCTCCCGCACCCCTCTCCGAGGACGAGCACGCGGAGCTCATGAACCGCGCCCACGAGGAGCTCGCGCGTGGCAAGGCCGACGGCGTGGGCTGCTCGGGAATCGTGCCGCCAGACCGCGGTCCCTTCGGCAAGCAGATCGCCCTCACCTTCGACGACGGGCCACTCGACGTGGCGCGCACGCGCAAGGTCATGGACGTGGTGGAGGCCCACGGCACCCGCGCCACCTTCTTCATCAACGGTCGCCACTTCCCCCAGCGCAACGGCGAGCTCTCCCCGACGCGCGTCGCGCTGCTCCAGGAGATGCTCGCGCGGGGCCACCAGGTGGCCAACCACACGCAGAACCACGCCAACGCGACCAAGCTCAGCCTCGAGGCCTTCGAGCGCGAGGTCAAGGAGACCGAATCCATCGTGCGCGAGGCCACCGCGACCCGGCCCTACTACTTCCGCTATCCCGGGGGGGCCGCCACCTGCGACACCAATCGGCGCGTCACCGCCCTCGGTTACGCCGTCACGGGCTGGCACATAGACTCGGCCGACTGGTGCTTCGGCGTGGATTCCACCGAGACCGAGGACTACTGCAGCCCGAACACCTTCAGGCACGTCGGAGAGGCCTACCGGCACGATTTCGCGGGGTGGATCCTGTACCAGCTGAAGAAGCTCGGCGCCTCCGGCAAGCCGCTCCTCGACGGAGGGATCCTGCTCATGCACGACTCGCAGGCCTTCACGGTGCGCAAGCTGGACAGCGTGCTCACGCGCCTCGAGCAGGAGGGGTTTCGCTTCGTGATGCTCTCCGACCGGCGCGTCTTCCCCAAGCTCAACGCCGCGCTTCCTTCGTCGCTGTGGCACGACGGTGGGGTCGCCGACGCCGCTCCGCGTGACGCCACCCCGCGCGACGCGGGCCCGCGCGAGGCAGGCACGCTCTCGGACGGAACCTCGACGGACCGCCTTCACCCCGTCGGCCCGTTTTCCACCCGCTGCGCGGGCTGCGACCTCGCGACGCACGATTGCCGGGCCTACAAGGGGACCTATACCTGCACCGCGCGCAGCGCGAGCTGCAGCTACACCGACGGCTACCTCTTCAAGCAGTGCGACTGCACCGGCTGGGCCTTCTGCCTGCCGGGCAACGTCTGGGGCCGCTGCGGCCAGGCGCCCGCGGGGATCTTCAGCTGTCGCTAG